From the Thermococcus sp. genome, the window AAGTGGATCGGACTTGAGGGCACGTCGATAATAGCCCGTGAGCGGGCCGAGGAACTGGAACAAACCTTCGGAAGGGAGTTCGTCGAACGGGCAAAGGGGCTGATAGACATGATAAGTGTTGTTAAAGATGCCCTGGTGGCCGCTGGAATAGGTGTCAACGCGATGCACGATCCAACGGAAGGTGGAATCGCCAATGGACTCCACGAAATGGCCGATGCCGCGGATCTGGGATTTAAGGTGTACGCGGAGAGGATTCCAGTTAGAGAGGAAACCCTGAAGATCTGCGGGCTGTACGGCTTGGACCCCCTGGCCCTCATAAGCTCCGGAACCCTCATGGTAGCGGCTCCTAGGGAGAGAGCCAGCCGGATAGCCTCCGCCCTCGAAAGGGAGGGAATCCATGCCACGGTCGTAGGAGAGTTCGTGGAGGACCCGGACGTCAGAGTGCTCGTCGAAAAGGACGGGGAAAAGGAGCTCCCCCAACCCAAAAGCGATGAGATATGGAAGGTCGTCTAAAGCTCAACGGAGATCCTCAGTTTCTCCTCTTCTTCCAGCTTTTTCAGGATTTCAAATGCCTTGGCCGGAGGCAAATTCAGTGCCCTGAGGTGCTCGTAAGCCAGCCTTATCTCCGAACGTTCCGGCTCAGGAGCTCTGCGCTCCATGTACATCAGAACCGCCAGAAGAACTCCCCTGATGCTCGGCTCCTGGAGGGGCAGGAGCTTCCAGCCGTTTTCGTAAACGTACGCTGCCCTAGGGGTATCCGTCTCCGAGATCTCATCTATGGGGAGCAGGTTCGAGGAGCTGGCCGTCAGATAGCCAACGAGGGTCTCCTCAGAATAGCCCTCCTTCTTGAGGCTTGAGAAACTGAGCTCCAACGCCTTCAACAGGGAGGAGCGACGCTCGATTCCTGTGATTCCATCCTTAGAGAGGAAGGATAGCTTCAACACGGATCTCTCAAGCGGCTCAGCCTCCAGGTTAACCCTTAAAAGAACGCGATCGCTAAGGCGCGAACCCTCCTCGAAGGCCTTTATAGCTATCCAAACGGCTCCGTTTGTAAGGATTCCATACCTAACTCCAGCGTTAAAGCAGTACCTCCCAAGCTGGCGCAGGGGCCCCTCGTTCTTCAGTATGTTGACTCCCAGGTTCTTGGCCTCCACAAAGGCAAAGACCGATCCGTTCAGTATCAGTGCATAATCGGCCCTACCGTCCTCGGTCCGTTCCTCGGGTCGGACTTCCTCAGGATTGTTCCAGTCCCACCCAAGTGCCCGGAATATCTCACCGAGAAGGTGCTGTTTCACCGCCTCTTCGTTCTTTTCGTAGAGGTTTCTGTGTGCCCGCATCCTCCGGGACACCCTAAGGACCGCACTCCTAAGTCCGTCCATGTGTACCACCGGTCCCTCTGGACTACACCCAACAACCTAAAAGCTTTTGTGGTTGAATCCGAAAACCCAAGGGGATTGAAATGTGTCGGATACTCTTTGCAGCCGGGGAAGGGGGGCGGATACGACCGCTTCTGGATGCACTCGTGAACGCATCAAAGAAGGACCCGTACAAAGAGGCCAGGGGAAAGGGGAGCCAGCACAGGGACGGGTGGGGGTACCTGCTCATCAGGGATGGAACGGAGAGGCACTACAGATCGGTTAACCCGATGTTCCATGATATAGATGAGATCCAAACCCTCAACGAGAGGCTGAACGGTTTCGTGGTCTTGATGGCTCACGCACGAGCTGCCAGTCAGGGAAGCGTCGGACTCCTGAATACACACCCGTTCGCGTTCTCCTCCCGAAGGGGTTTCAGTTTCTGGTTGTTCCACAACGGGGACCTAAACAAAAAGCAACTGGTCGAGATGGCCGGGTTTGAGGAGGAGGACCTTAAAGGAGTTTCCGACAGCTACGTACTGGCAGCTTACCTCTGCAGGCACCTGGCGGGTACGTCAAAGGAAGACGTGATTGAAGCTTATAGAGAGGCGGTAAAAGCCACCAGGACCTCGTTAAACACCGTGACGGTGTTCCAGGATACCTCACCGGAAATCCGCGCTTTCATAACAGCGTATTCGACGGAAAACCGCGTTAAGGAACCCAAGGACTGGGACTACGCCAAGATACTGTCCCTTGAGGAAGATGACCTCTTCGCTATTGCCTCCTCAACAGTGGAGCTTTACCACCCCTCGGACTGGAGGGTTCTTAAAAACGGAACCGCGCTGTACCTCCGGATCGACCCACGGAAGAGGAGGGTGGACCGCACAGTGGAGAGCCTCTGAAATGTTATATACTCCTTTTCCCAGAACAGTATCACGGTGATCTCATGGAGAGGGACACCCCCATAAAGGTCTACATGACGAGGAAACTAATCGGTGTTTCTCCGGGAGACTCGGTAAAACAGGCGTGCGAGATAATGGTGGAGTTCGACATCGGCTCCCTAGTCGTCATAGAGGATAACAGAGTGGTCGGTTTCTTCACAAAGAGCGACATAATAAGACGCGTCGTTATCCCGGGCCTCCCGAACTCAACCCCCGTGAGGGAGATAATGAGCAGCGAATTGATAAGTGTGGACAGCAACACCCCTCTGAGGGAGGTTCTGGATCTGATGGCCAAGAAGGGCATAAAGCACATGCTTGTCGAGGACAACGGAAAGATCGTGGGCATCTTCAGCCTGAGCGACCTTCTCACCGCCAGCAGGAGGCGGCTTGAAACCGCCATAGCTGCGGAGTGATACGCATGATAAGGATAGCCCACATAAGCGACACGCACATAACGAGCGACGCGGCCTACAAGGGATACGCGTTTGACCTGATAGCCGAGGAGATAAACCGCGGGGACTTCGACTTCGTCATCCACACCGGTGACGTGACCAACCAGGGGCTCAGGGAGGAGTACGAGAGGGCGTCCTACGAGCTGAAGAAGATACGCAAGCCTATCGTAGTGCTACCCGGGAACCACGACGTCCGAAACGTGGGCTACAAACTCTTTGAAAAGTTCATAGGCCCCCCAAACGGCGTGTTTGAGTTCCAGGAGGGGGTTCTGATATGGGTTGACTCCACGATCCCGGACCTCAGCGACGGCAGGATCGGGGAGTATAAATTCAGATGGCTCAGGGGAAAACTTGAGGAGTACTCCAGCAGAAGGATAAAGATAGTGGCAGCCCATCACCACCTAATACCACTCCCAGACACGGGCAGAGAGAGGAACGTACTGTACAACGCAGGGGACGTGCTTGATCTCTTCCTCAGGCATGAAGTCACCCTGTATACCTGCGGACATAAACACGTGCCCAACCTGTACCGCGTGGAGGACCTCGTGGTGGACAACGCGGGCTGTACATCATGCCGCAAGACCCGCGCGGGGGACGTCAATAGCTACAACGTGATAACTCTGTACGACGACGGCCGGATGGAAGTCAGGATAAGGCGCGTGACGGGGGACGAATTCAGAAAAGAGCACAGAGCCGTAAAACCCAAGCTCTTTATCCCCAAAGGAAAACGGCTCGTGAGAGTAGTCCAGATGAGCGAAAGCAATGTATCCGACCGTGTGTACTTCAGGAAGAAGGTTCTAGAGCATGCGATCAGGATGATAAATGAGAAGCTCAAACCCGATCTCGTCATACACAACGGTGATCTGGTGGACGCCGGCATCGAGCGCTACTACGCCAAGGCATACGAATTCTACGAGAGGATAAAGGCCCGAAAGCTGATAGTACCTGGTCATAACGACATAACCTACCTCGGACACGACCTCTTCAAAGAGTACTTCGGAAGGCCCAACACCGTCGAGATAGGGAAGTTTGCCTTCATCCCAGTTCAGAGTGCACAGTACGAAACCCCAATCGGTGTCGTCGGGAGGATGGGACAGCGTATCCTCCGCGATCTACTCCGGGAGCATGATGACAAGTTCACCACGGTCGTAATGCACCACAACATAATCCCAGTCCCACGGAGCAGGGAAATCGGCTTTCTGGAGGATGCTGGCGATGTGCTGAAGATGATCACGGAAGAAAACGCCAACCTTGTCCTCACGGGACACGGGGGAAACGCCTTTGGGGTAAAGGTTGAGGACTCCCCGATAGTGAACGCGGGATCGGTGAGCTGGGAGCTCCACAGAAACCCCTACGGAAACACGTTCAACGTCATAGACATTTACACTCACATCGTGGTGGCGTTTGAGGTCCAAGCGACATGGGGCTCCGGCAGGCTCCTGGGGATATGGAAGGTAAAGAAGAACCTCAATCCGTGAGGTCCTCCACCCGCTTCATCATTCGTTCCATCAGGTCCTTCATTATCCTTGAAACCGTTGCCTCCAGCTCAATGTTTTCAAAAACCGGAACTCCCCGCTCCTTCGCCTTACGCACTATGAACTCCTGTATCTCCATTATCTCATCGAGATGTTTCAGGTAGTACTCCGCGGGACGCCTGCTGTACCTTCCCCTCTCGTAGAACCGCGCCCTGAGGTCCTCCTTGGTGGGCACGGTTATCACGTACATGAAGCTGTTCTCCGCGGGGTCAACGTACCCGGGAACCAGATGTATGCCCTCTAATATCGCATTGAGACCCTCCCTACGGGCCCGTTCGACAACCGCGTTGACGCCAACCGAGACGTGTTTCACCTGATTTTCAAAACCCCTCCACAGGGCGACCTCCCCCCTTCGATCCGGAGAGTGGAGTGTCCTCCAGGCAAGGAACGAGGAGGTGTGAAGGTCGGGCAGGAGTTCGGGGGCAATCATCTTCCTCATGACCTCCCTGATGGTGTCGGTTCCGATAACGCTCCTTACCCCAAGCCGGAACGCCAGCTCCGTGGCTATCGTTGATTTGCCCACCCCGGTAGTCCCACCGATCAGGAGAACCATCGGGAGCTTAAGCCGTTTGAACCTGCGCCAGAACACGTACCTCTGGGCTTCCTCAGTGAGGCCGTGCTCCCGGAGTTTGAGGTAGGTCAAATCACGGATTTCATCGGAGGTCACGACCCTCTTTCTCCTGGCCTCAAGCTCCTTCTGCACCTCGGTGGCTATCCCGTAAGCTATTCCAACGTCCACCCCAGCTAGGGTTATTGAACGCGTTAGTATCCCTCTGGAAAACGGGAGTCGGGTGTTCCGCTCCCTATCGGCAACTATTATCATCCCCCCGCCTCCAGAACCCTCTTTCCAAGCTCAACGAATGCGGCCGCCAAGTCCTTGCCGTCTATGTTCAGAGGTTCGTTGTCTAAGTATACAACTTCCACCCCCCTTTCAAGCGCCCACCTGGTTACCACATCGACGGCGGCCGCTTTAAGCTCCACCGCAACCGCATCCACCCTTTCAAACCTCCGGAGATCCCTAATGAGCCGGGGTCGGTTGGCAAGGTTTCCCGAGACCTCCACTACATCCGAACCGAGGGGCTCAAGGTAGCTGCGTGCCTTGCCCGCCGCCTCCGTAGAGGTCATGATTACCCCGATCCTTTTCCCAGTAACGTCGCCCAGTGGCCTCGGCCTAAAAGCCGTGAAATGGATGTCGGCTTCAGGGTTTACCTCCATCACGATCCTCTCGATCTTTTCAAGCTTATCCGCACTGACCACGTCTGCCATAGTCACCACAACAACGTCCGCAAAGGCCAGTCGCAGAGGGCCGAAATAGCCGGATATATGAGTTAGGGGTTGCTTTGCCCCGACAACCACCACATAAGCATCCGCACGATAAGGTGGGAACGTCGCCCCGCTCCCCTCCAGGATCACGAGGTCAACCGGGAGGCTCTCCGCGAGCTTTACTCCCTCGTGTACAACATCTAAAAAGGGAAAACCCGCCATTCCACCACCACACCGCCTGCATCCGATGGTCTTCACTCCCGATGTCAAAGCATCCTCCAGATGGTCCGAGGCCGCGTGCTCACCACCCTCCACCAGTTCAATGAGGTACTCCGGCGTAATATCTTCCGCATCCCCCGGGATAAGCTCAGGCTGCTCCGGGCCCCCCCTTCCCATGGTCACTATCACCGGTTCACAGATCTCCTTCAGGGTTCTGGCGAGAAAGCCGCTAACTGCGGTTTTCCCTATCCTTTTTCCCGTCCCTATAACCCCGACGCTCGGCTTTTTGACGCGACCCAGAGGCTTTGGGGTAAAGTGAAAGTCCGCTCCCCGGTAGGAGACCCCGTGAAGGAGGCAGAGTGAAGCGATCTTAAACCGGTCCTCGTAGGTGACAACTGGCTCATCGCTTAGATCAACCACTTCTTCAACGTGATTCTCCATGAGCGCCCGTTTAAGGGAGGCCAAATACTCATCCGAGTAATACAGACGGATTCCAAGTTTTTCAGCCAGTGATTCAATGGAACCAACCTTCTCGATGCCACCGAGAAAGACAGCACAGCAGACATCACCGAGGGTCCTCACGGCCCAGGCGGTTACGTCGGGGTAATGTTCCCCATCGATGAGGACCATTCTCATGAGATCACCATAGAAGAATCCGCACTGGAGGATTTAACCTTTGCCGATGGCAACACAAGCGTTATAAATCCTAAAAGGACTATACTTACGACGCCACTTAGGGCGTCATGTATGGAGGTGTAAGCCATGGTTGAGATGCTGGTTAAGTCCAAGATTAAAGAGGCCGTTAAGGCCGTTGACCCCGACATGAGGGTTAACCCAGAGTTCTACGACGCCCTTGAAGCGGAACTCAAGGCCCTTGTCGAAAAGGCCGTCAGAAGGGCCAAAGACGAAGGCAAGAAGACCCTCTACCCAAGGCACGTCTGAAGGTATACTTCGGACCGTTTTCGTTCTCAACCGGTGGTCTTTTATCCACCGCCCCCTAATTTCTTTGGTGCTGAACATGGGAGTGAGAAAACTAGGTGACTCTCTGTACATATACCCTGGAAGTCCGGGCACGTTCATAAAAGTGGTTGAGGATAAAGCGGTCCTTGTAGACCCCGGACACGGGGGTAAGAGGCACAAAGACCTCCGGAGAGAGGTCAAAAGACTGGGAGTCGATGTGCGAGCCCAGCTGGCTACCCACGGACATGCCGATCACATATCCGTCTGCCCGCGGATTGGGGCACCCCTCTTCATGCACCGCTTTGAATTCAGCGTGGCGGAGAGCCCCCTGAACCGGGAGCTCCTGACCTTCGGATCGAAAGCTCCCGAAGGATTTCTGGTGTTTCAGTTCCCCGAGGAGGTTAAGGTTCACGCGGTTTTTGAGTGGAACGACAACCTCTTTGGGCTCAGGGCCCTCAAGCTCAACGGCCATTCCCCTGGAATGACGGGCTTTCTCGACGAGGATGAGGGGGTGATCTATGCGGGGGACTCCTTCTTCGGGGAGAGGGTTCTGGAGTCCGTCGGTGTTCCCTATCTGATCGACCCAGTGTTATTCAAGACATCAATAAACGAACTGCATAATTATACAGAGAAGGGCTACACGCTTGTACCCTCCCACGGGAAGATCGTCGAAGGGGAGGAGGCCATCGAGCTACTTGACCTCAACATGAGGAGGATTGAAGAAACAGAAGCGCTTGTCCTTCGTCTGCTTGAGAACCCCCTGAGCATGGATGAACTCGCGTTCAGGATAATGAAGGAATACGGCGTCGAGATAACACCACAAAAACTCGCCCTCAACTTGGTGCCCCTCCGGGCGTTCATCGCAGAACTCCACGACAGGGAAGAGGTGGAGGCACTGATCGAGAACGGTCTGAAGTGGAGGGTTAAAAGGGTGTAAACTTGTGAGTTGCGGTTCTATTCCCCGTCCTCGGGGTAGCAGATGTACTTGTAGGGACAGAACCTGCACGCGTATGAGTACTTCCTTGGGGGAAGTCTATCATTCTCGTAGTGCCGCTTCACCGTGTAAAAATGCCTGAGAGTTTCGCGGAACATTTTGCCATCGTAGAGGACTTCAAACGCCCTAAAGTTCGGGCCCTTGACAACCGGGAACCCCGAAAAGTCTATCTTGCTGATGATTTTCATAGGCTCCTCATGAAGCTTGACGTAGTATAAATAGCCATAGTCCGCCTCCGCCCACCTCATGTAGATGTTGAGCTGGGCCATGTGGTAGTCGTAGGGCTCCCTCGGGAGACTGGTCTTGCCCTTTATCTCTATGGGAAAATCCCGTATAGCATCGATCCTGCCGTGGATCTCGAATCCAAGCCTCTCAGAGCGTAGTATGAGGTGTTTCTCCAGCTCAAAGCCGTACCTCCGCGAGAGTATCCCCTGAAGGACATTGTGGGTGTCTATCCCCTGATTCAACCGCACCCTCACGAATTCAGGCCAGCGTTCGGGGTAGCCCTTCAGCCTGAAGTATATCCTCCTCGGGCATGTGAGAGCCTCACTGGCGTAAAATTCCAGCAGTCCATCACCATCGTTCTCTTCCATGAGTTTCCCCCCAGGAACGGGGCGGGTCATCGGTCCGCGAGCCTCACCACCCCTGCGTCAGCTAATACCGACGTCATCACCCGTTCAGACTGGGCAAGGGTCGTCATCCGCGCTGATACTTAGTGCAGAAACCCTCTTTAAAACCTTTGGGGAAAGGAAGCAAAGAGAAGCGTCAGAGTATCGTGCCTTTCTTCCTTTTGAGGGAGTAGCTGAGACCGTAGGCGGGCCAGATGCTTGGGGGCTGGTCGTAGTGATGCAGGTTGCAAAGTATCTTCTCCGCGGTTTCCCTGTTTCTGGCCCTGACGCGGAGGGTGCCATCTTCAAGTTCCACCACACCCTCGGCCAGACGAAGCCTTAATCTAGAACCGTCCCGTTCAGGTCGGGCCCTCATCAGGAGCCGTTCGTACTCCTCGTATGCCTCCCGACTCAGTCTCTGCTCAAGAAGTGCACTTTTTTTCTTATTCTTAAACAGGCGTGACAACCAACTATTCGGTGGGTCTTCCTCCATACCGTTCATCGACCTCCAAGAGGATTCTCATCATCTACTCTCTCTTTCGAGTTTTTAAGGATTTCCCGTCGACTTTCACCAAAACGGCAAGTGGGAACCTTTTTAAGGAACCTTCCTCAGGGAAGTGCGATGGATGGAATAAAAAAGACCCAGCTCATAAAACCCCGCATAAGGAGGATACTATCCAAGGAACTCCCCCCAGAACTCATCCCAAAGCTTCCCAGACACTGGGTTCTGGTAGGCGACGTTCTGATTCTTCCAATCCGCACCGAGCTTGAACCCTACAAGCACCGTATAGCCGAGGTCTACGCGGAGGTTATCGGTGCCAGGGCCGTTCTACGAAAAGGAAGAATAAGCGGTGAGTTTCGCGAGACGAACTACGAGCTTCTCCACGGGAACGATACTGTGACGGTGCACGTTGAGAACGGGATAAGGTACAAGCTCGACGTTGCCAAGGTCATGTTCTCTCCGGCCAACATCAAGGAGCGCGTTAGAATGGCGAAGGTTGCAAGACCCGGCGAGCTGGTCGTCGATATGTTCGCGGGAATCGGGCACCTGAGCCTTCCGATGGCCGTCCACGGAAAGGCCCGAGTGATAGCCATAGAGAAGAGCCCTTACACGTTCCAGTTCCTCGTTGAGAACATCGAACTGAACAGGGTTCAGGGCAGGATGACAGCCTACAACATCGACAACCGCGACTTTCCCGGGGAGAACGTAGCGGACAGGGTCTTAATGGGCTACGTGGTTAAAACCCACGAGTTCATACCAAAGGCACTGGACATAGCCAAAGACGGGGCGGTGATCCACTACCACAACACGGTACCTGAGAAGCTGATGCCCGAGGAGCCATTCAGGACGTTCCGGGAAATCGCGAGGGAGCACGGCTACGAGGCCGAGAAGCTCAACGAGCTGGTAATCAAACGCTACGCCCCGGGTGTCTGGCACGTTGTCGTTGACGTGAGAGTGTTCAAGGGATAACCCCCAACGTCCGGTTTTAAGGTCCCCCATCACGTTGTTCGACCACGTTCACTGAGGGAAATTTCAGGACATCCGAATAAAAATTTGAGCCCCCCCGCCATCCCTTGATACCCTGTGGTTAACGCATGAACTTAACCTCTTATCCCCTGTGAAACGCTTCCTTTTGCGAAGACCTTATATCTTCGGACCCGAAAATCTTTCGAGGTGATTCTGACATGGAAGCTAAGGGTGGTTACTGGGGCAAGGTTCTAAGGGTCAACCTGACGACCCACGAGATCAGGGTGGAGCCCCTGTCCGAGGAGTTCCCGAGGAAGTACCTCGGCGGCGTTGGCTTCGGTACAAGGGTTCTCTACGACGAGGTTCCGGCCTGTACCGATCCGCTTGGGCCGGAGAACAAAATGATAATCACGCCCGGCCTGTTCGTTGATACAGGCATCGGGACCGGTTCCAAGACGGCCTTCAACTTCAAGAGCCCGCTTACAGGCGGCTACGGAAGGGCCATGGCCGGTGCAGAACTCGGTGTCCATCTGAAGAGGGCCGGCTACGATATGCTAATCATAGAGGGGGAGAGCGAAGAACCCGTTATGCTCGTTATAGAAGATGATGAAGTAATGTTTGTCCCGGCCAACGGCTACTGGGGACTCACAACCGGCGAGGCCAGAGCCAAGGCAAAGGAGGAGTACCCCGGTCACGCAACGGCATTTATAGGCCCAGCGGGCGAGAACCTCAGTCTCATCTCAACCATCGAAACCGATGAGAGACAGGCCGCTCGCGGTGGTCCCGGTGCGGTTCTTGGAAGCAAGAAACTCAAGGGAATCCTCATAAAAGGCACCGGAAAGATACCGATAGCCGATCCTGAGAAACTCCGCGAGCTCATCAAGAAGTGGGCAATGGTATTTAAGGACCACCCGGCGATCAAGGCGGACATGGACTACGGAAGCGGCGAGTTCCTCGACTGGATGAACCGCGAGCGCGGTACCTTCCCGGTCAGGAACTGGCAGATGGGCTTCTTCAAGAAGGCCTACGAGAGGGCCAAGGAGGAGGGAAGGGAGCACATCGGAATCGACCCCTACTTCTGGGCACCGAAGTACCGCGCGGGAAGGAGACCGTGCCCACTCTGTAACAAACCGTGCAGCCAGTACGTTCAGGTCGAGAGCGAGAAGTGGGGCACCTTCATGGTGGACGGTCCCGAGTACGAGACCCTCTACTCCTTCGGCGGCGTTCTTGAGCTCGACGACTTCGAGACCGTTGCATACCTCAACAAGATAGCCGATGAGTACGGCCTCGATACCATCTCTGCAGGTGTTACCATCGCCTGGGCCATGGAGGCCTACGAACGTGGATTGCTCACCAGGGAAGAGACCGACGGTATCGAGCTCACCTTTGGCAACGGTGATGCAGCCGTTCAGGCCCTCCGGAAGATGGCGCTTCGCGAGGGCAACCTTGGAAAACTCCTCGCCGACGGTGTAAAGAGGGCCAGCGAGAGGCTAGGAAAAGACAGCTGGAAG encodes:
- a CDS encoding aldehyde ferredoxin oxidoreductase family protein; protein product: MEAKGGYWGKVLRVNLTTHEIRVEPLSEEFPRKYLGGVGFGTRVLYDEVPACTDPLGPENKMIITPGLFVDTGIGTGSKTAFNFKSPLTGGYGRAMAGAELGVHLKRAGYDMLIIEGESEEPVMLVIEDDEVMFVPANGYWGLTTGEARAKAKEEYPGHATAFIGPAGENLSLISTIETDERQAARGGPGAVLGSKKLKGILIKGTGKIPIADPEKLRELIKKWAMVFKDHPAIKADMDYGSGEFLDWMNRERGTFPVRNWQMGFFKKAYERAKEEGREHIGIDPYFWAPKYRAGRRPCPLCNKPCSQYVQVESEKWGTFMVDGPEYETLYSFGGVLELDDFETVAYLNKIADEYGLDTISAGVTIAWAMEAYERGLLTREETDGIELTFGNGDAAVQALRKMALREGNLGKLLADGVKRASERLGKDSWKFAMHVKGMEPPAYDVRGIKGMALAFAVNVRGADHLTSGAYGTELVGRWWKFDGVDRTKGENKGFEIAFHENLMAVYDATGTCKFSRHMYFLEGFPELVKAVTGMNIGEAELMVIGERIMNIARAFNVREGFTRKDDTLPYRVIWEPIPEGVSKGLHVPPWELDRMLDEYYQARGWSRDGIPAKAKLMALDLPDIAEDIGAGI
- the cas4 gene encoding CRISPR-associated protein Cas4, encoding MEENDGDGLLEFYASEALTCPRRIYFRLKGYPERWPEFVRVRLNQGIDTHNVLQGILSRRYGFELEKHLILRSERLGFEIHGRIDAIRDFPIEIKGKTSLPREPYDYHMAQLNIYMRWAEADYGYLYYVKLHEEPMKIISKIDFSGFPVVKGPNFRAFEVLYDGKMFRETLRHFYTVKRHYENDRLPPRKYSYACRFCPYKYICYPEDGE
- a CDS encoding class I SAM-dependent methyltransferase family protein → MDGIKKTQLIKPRIRRILSKELPPELIPKLPRHWVLVGDVLILPIRTELEPYKHRIAEVYAEVIGARAVLRKGRISGEFRETNYELLHGNDTVTVHVENGIRYKLDVAKVMFSPANIKERVRMAKVARPGELVVDMFAGIGHLSLPMAVHGKARVIAIEKSPYTFQFLVENIELNRVQGRMTAYNIDNRDFPGENVADRVLMGYVVKTHEFIPKALDIAKDGAVIHYHNTVPEKLMPEEPFRTFREIAREHGYEAEKLNELVIKRYAPGVWHVVVDVRVFKG
- a CDS encoding metallophosphoesterase, with product MIRIAHISDTHITSDAAYKGYAFDLIAEEINRGDFDFVIHTGDVTNQGLREEYERASYELKKIRKPIVVLPGNHDVRNVGYKLFEKFIGPPNGVFEFQEGVLIWVDSTIPDLSDGRIGEYKFRWLRGKLEEYSSRRIKIVAAHHHLIPLPDTGRERNVLYNAGDVLDLFLRHEVTLYTCGHKHVPNLYRVEDLVVDNAGCTSCRKTRAGDVNSYNVITLYDDGRMEVRIRRVTGDEFRKEHRAVKPKLFIPKGKRLVRVVQMSESNVSDRVYFRKKVLEHAIRMINEKLKPDLVIHNGDLVDAGIERYYAKAYEFYERIKARKLIVPGHNDITYLGHDLFKEYFGRPNTVEIGKFAFIPVQSAQYETPIGVVGRMGQRILRDLLREHDDKFTTVVMHHNIIPVPRSREIGFLEDAGDVLKMITEENANLVLTGHGGNAFGVKVEDSPIVNAGSVSWELHRNPYGNTFNVIDIYTHIVVAFEVQATWGSGRLLGIWKVKKNLNP
- a CDS encoding 2-phosphoglycerate kinase, which codes for MIIVADRERNTRLPFSRGILTRSITLAGVDVGIAYGIATEVQKELEARRKRVVTSDEIRDLTYLKLREHGLTEEAQRYVFWRRFKRLKLPMVLLIGGTTGVGKSTIATELAFRLGVRSVIGTDTIREVMRKMIAPELLPDLHTSSFLAWRTLHSPDRRGEVALWRGFENQVKHVSVGVNAVVERARREGLNAILEGIHLVPGYVDPAENSFMYVITVPTKEDLRARFYERGRYSRRPAEYYLKHLDEIMEIQEFIVRKAKERGVPVFENIELEATVSRIMKDLMERMMKRVEDLTD
- a CDS encoding AIR synthase family protein — protein: MLPGKVPPEVLERLVFTNLGISDKRVLMGSGKGIDAAAIEFGDRVLVASTDPITGVGENIGFYAVHINANDVATFGARPRWFLVSILLPEAADESTLREIMGELHENAANLGVSIVGGHTEVTPGLNRPVVVGTMMGEVDRERLVTSNGARPGDALIVTKWIGLEGTSIIARERAEELEQTFGREFVERAKGLIDMISVVKDALVAAGIGVNAMHDPTEGGIANGLHEMADAADLGFKVYAERIPVREETLKICGLYGLDPLALISSGTLMVAAPRERASRIASALEREGIHATVVGEFVEDPDVRVLVEKDGEKELPQPKSDEIWKVV
- a CDS encoding MBL fold metallo-hydrolase; the protein is MGVRKLGDSLYIYPGSPGTFIKVVEDKAVLVDPGHGGKRHKDLRREVKRLGVDVRAQLATHGHADHISVCPRIGAPLFMHRFEFSVAESPLNRELLTFGSKAPEGFLVFQFPEEVKVHAVFEWNDNLFGLRALKLNGHSPGMTGFLDEDEGVIYAGDSFFGERVLESVGVPYLIDPVLFKTSINELHNYTEKGYTLVPSHGKIVEGEEAIELLDLNMRRIEETEALVLRLLENPLSMDELAFRIMKEYGVEITPQKLALNLVPLRAFIAELHDREEVEALIENGLKWRVKRV
- a CDS encoding type I restriction enzyme HsdR N-terminal domain-containing protein, which encodes MDGLRSAVLRVSRRMRAHRNLYEKNEEAVKQHLLGEIFRALGWDWNNPEEVRPEERTEDGRADYALILNGSVFAFVEAKNLGVNILKNEGPLRQLGRYCFNAGVRYGILTNGAVWIAIKAFEEGSRLSDRVLLRVNLEAEPLERSVLKLSFLSKDGITGIERRSSLLKALELSFSSLKKEGYSEETLVGYLTASSSNLLPIDEISETDTPRAAYVYENGWKLLPLQEPSIRGVLLAVLMYMERRAPEPERSEIRLAYEHLRALNLPPAKAFEILKKLEEEEKLRISVEL
- a CDS encoding 2,3-diphosphoglycerate synthetase; the encoded protein is MRMVLIDGEHYPDVTAWAVRTLGDVCCAVFLGGIEKVGSIESLAEKLGIRLYYSDEYLASLKRALMENHVEEVVDLSDEPVVTYEDRFKIASLCLLHGVSYRGADFHFTPKPLGRVKKPSVGVIGTGKRIGKTAVSGFLARTLKEICEPVIVTMGRGGPEQPELIPGDAEDITPEYLIELVEGGEHAASDHLEDALTSGVKTIGCRRCGGGMAGFPFLDVVHEGVKLAESLPVDLVILEGSGATFPPYRADAYVVVVGAKQPLTHISGYFGPLRLAFADVVVVTMADVVSADKLEKIERIVMEVNPEADIHFTAFRPRPLGDVTGKRIGVIMTSTEAAGKARSYLEPLGSDVVEVSGNLANRPRLIRDLRRFERVDAVAVELKAAAVDVVTRWALERGVEVVYLDNEPLNIDGKDLAAAFVELGKRVLEAGG
- a CDS encoding class II glutamine amidotransferase, with amino-acid sequence MCRILFAAGEGGRIRPLLDALVNASKKDPYKEARGKGSQHRDGWGYLLIRDGTERHYRSVNPMFHDIDEIQTLNERLNGFVVLMAHARAASQGSVGLLNTHPFAFSSRRGFSFWLFHNGDLNKKQLVEMAGFEEEDLKGVSDSYVLAAYLCRHLAGTSKEDVIEAYREAVKATRTSLNTVTVFQDTSPEIRAFITAYSTENRVKEPKDWDYAKILSLEEDDLFAIASSTVELYHPSDWRVLKNGTALYLRIDPRKRRVDRTVESL
- a CDS encoding cyclic nucleotide-binding/CBS domain-containing protein: MERDTPIKVYMTRKLIGVSPGDSVKQACEIMVEFDIGSLVVIEDNRVVGFFTKSDIIRRVVIPGLPNSTPVREIMSSELISVDSNTPLREVLDLMAKKGIKHMLVEDNGKIVGIFSLSDLLTASRRRLETAIAAE